A single Larimichthys crocea isolate SSNF chromosome VIII, L_crocea_2.0, whole genome shotgun sequence DNA region contains:
- the pcdh9 gene encoding protocadherin-9 isoform X2 yields the protein MDLKDYYLLGALLACIWLDPSIAQELIYPIREELQENVLIGNIPKDLNISHTNAATGASANLVYRLVSKAGDNPLVRVLSSTGEIFTTSNRIDREKLCPGPSFEDSECSFEIEVVILPNDYFRLIKIKIIVKDTNDNAPMFPSPVINISIPENTLINSRFAIPSATDPDTGPNSVHKYELINGQSAFGLDIVETPEGEKWPQLIVQQNLDREQKDTYVMKIKVEDGGSPQKSSTAILQVTVTDVNDNRPVFKEGQIEVHIPENSPIGTSVVQLQATDADIGANAEIRYVFGTQVSPATKRLFALNTTSGLITVQRPLDREETAIHKLSVLASDGSSSSARATVTINVTDVNDNPPNIDLRYIISPINGTVFLSEKDPINTKIALITVSDKDTDINGKVICFIEKDVPFHLKAVYDNQYLLETSALLDYEGTKEYNFKIVASDSGKPSLNQTALVRVKLEDENDNPPIFTQPVIELAVMENNKRDLFLTTLSATDEDSGKNAEIVYQLGPNASFFDLDRKTGVLTASRVFDREDQDRFLFTVTARDNGTPPLQTQAAVIVTVLDENDNNPKFTHNHFQFFVSENLPKYSTVGVITVTDSDAGENAAVSLSILNDNENFILDPYSGVIKSNVSFDREQQSSYTFDVRAVDSGRPPCSSAAKVTINVIDVNDNTPIVIYPPSNTSFKLVPLSSIPGSVVAEVFAVDGDTGMNAELKYTIVSGNNKGLFRIDPVTGNITLEEKPAVTDIGLHRLVVNISDLGYPKSLHTLVLVFLYVNDTVGNSTLIYDLIRRTMETPIDRNIGESSETYQSGDYLTIMIAFVTGALVVIIVIFVTVLLRCRHASRFKAAQRKKQGAEWMSPNTENKQNKKKKRKKRKSPKSSLLNFVTIEGNKPDDPAHEPINGTISLPTELEEQGIGRFDWNATPTTTFKPSSPDLARHYKSASPQSAFHLKADTPVSVKKHHVIQELPLDNTFVGGCDTLSKRSSTSSDHFSASECSSQGGFKTKGPMHTRQQSQRRVTFHLPDGSQESCSDSGLGDHEPVGSGSLLTQPLPLVQAQDDFYEQASPDKRTEADGNSDPNSGEL from the coding sequence ATGGATCTAAAAGACTATTACCTGTTGGGCGCCCTACTTGCCTGCATCTGGCTAGATCCTTCAATAGCCCAAGAACTAATCTACCCCATCAGAGAGGAGCTGCAAGAAAATGTCCTCATTGGAAACATACCAAAGGACCTAAATATTTCCCATACAAATGCTGCCACTGGAGCGAGTGCTAATCTCGTGTACCGACTTGTCTCCAAAGCAGGAGATAACCCACTGGTCCGCGTTCTGAGCAGCACTGGCGAGATATTCACAACATCTAACCGAATCGACAGGGAGAAGTTGTGCCCCGGTCCCTCGTTTGAGGACAGCGAGTGCTCCTTTGAAATCGAAGTGGTCATTCTGCCTAATGATTATTTCAGGCTGATTAAGATCAAAATAATTGTCAAAGACACAAATGATAATGCCCCCATGTTCCCGTCCCCTGTGATCAACATCTCCATCCCCGAGAACACGCTCATTAACAGCCGCTTCGCTATTCCTTCTGCCACTGACCCAGACACTGGCCCCAACAGTGTCCACAAATACGAGCTGATCAACGGGCAGAGTGCCTTCGGCTTAGACATCGTAGAAACGCCTGAGGGGGAGAAGTGGCCCCAGCTTATTGTGCAGCAGAATCTGGACAGAGAGCAGAAGGATACGTATGTGATGAAGATTAAAGTGGAGGACGGTGGCAGTCCACAGAAATCCAGCACTGCTATTCTCCAAGTTACAGTAACAGATGTCAATGATAACAGGCCGGTGTTTAAAGAGGGGCAGATAGAAGTGCATATACCAGAAAACTCCCCTATTGGCACTTCTGTTGTGCAGCTTCAGGCCACAGATGCAGACATAGGGGCAAATGCAGAGATACGTTATGTATTTGGGACTCAGGTGTCTCCTGCTACAAAAAGACTCTTTGCATTAAATACAACATCTGGCCTAATTACAGTGCAAAGGCCCCTGGATAGAGAGGAGACTGCTATTCATAAGCTGTCTGTTTTAGCGAGCGATGGCAGCTCTAGTTCTGCCAGAGCTACTGTTACCATAAATGTGACTGATGTTAATGACAATCCACCTAATATAGACCTGAGATACATAATCAGTCCCATAAATGGCACTGTTTTCCTCTCGGAGAAGGATCCCATCAATACCAAGATAGCTCTCATCACCGTGTCAGACAAAGACACTGACATTAACGGCAAGGTCATTTGTTTCATAGAAAAGGATGTGCCCTTCCATCTCAAAGCCGTGTACGACAACCAGTATCTGTTAGAGACATCTGCACTGCTCGACTATGAAGGGACCAAGGAATACAACTTTAAAATTGTAGCTTCTGACTCTGGAAAACCAAGCTTGAATCAGACTGCCTTAGTAAGAGTGAAGCTGGAGGATGAGAATGACAACCCACCTATTTTCACTCAGCCAGTTATTGAGCTGGCTGTTATGGAAAACAACAAACGCGACCTGTTCCTCACTACTCTCAGCGCCACCGATGAGGACAGTGGGAAAAACGCAGAGATTGTTTATCAGCTGGGACCAAATGCATCATTCTTTGATCTTGACCGCAAAACGGGGGTCCTGACGGCGTCCAGGGTTTTTGACCGAGAGGATCAGGATAGGTTTCTCTTCACTGTAACGGCAAGAGATAACGGGACACCCCCTCTGCAAACGCAGGCAGCTGTTATTGTAACTGTGCTGGATGAAAATGATAACAATCCTAAGTTCACACATAACCACTTTCAGTTCTTTGTGTCTGAGAATCTTCCTAAATACAGCACCGTGGGGGTGATAACTGTGACAGATTCAGATGCTGGAGAAAatgctgctgtttctctttctaTACTGAACGACAATGAGAACTTTATACTGGATCCTTACTCTGGGGTGATAAAATCTAATGTGTCATTTGATCGGGAGCAACAGAGCTCCTACACTTTTGATGTCAGGGCTGTGGACAGTGGCAGGCCTCCTTGCTCCTCAGCTGCCAAGGTGACCATCAATGTCATTGACGTGAACGACAACACCCCAATCGTCATCTACCCCCCCTCCAACACATCTTTCAAGCTTGTCCCTCTCTCCTCTATCCCAGGATCTGTGGTGGCAGAAGTGTTTGCAGTAGATGGTGATACAGGGATGAATGCAGAACTAAAGTACACCATTGTTAGTGGGAACAACAAAGGTCTGTTCAGAATTGACCCTGTCACAGGAAATATTACTCTGGAAGAAAAACCAGCAGTGACTGACATAGGGTTACATAGATTAGTGGTCAATATCAGTGACCTGGGATATCCCAAATCTCTCCATACTCTGGTGCTGGTATTTCTGTATGTCAATGACACTGTGGGTAACTCAACACTCATCTATGATCTCATCCGACGCACTATGGAGACCCCGATTGACCGCAACATTGGTGAAAGCAGTGAAACCTATCAAAGTGGCGACTATTTAACCATAATGATAGCATTTGTGACGGGTGCCTTAGTAGTGATTATTGTCATCTTTGTCACGGTGCTGCTGCGTTGCCGCCACGCTTCAAGGTTCAAGGCTGcgcagaggaaaaaacagggGGCTGAGTGGATGTCACCCAACACAGAGAACAAgcagaataagaagaaaaagcGCAAGAAAAGGAAATCCCCCAAAAGCTCCCTGCTCAACTTTGTCACCATCGAGGGGAACAAACCTGACGATCCTGCGCACGAGCCAATCAACGGAACCATCAGCCTGCCCACCGAGCTTGAGGAGCAAGGGATTGGACGCTTTGATTGGAATGCAACACCTACCACAACCTTCAAGCCTAGCAGCCCAGACCTGGCCCGGCACTACAAGTCTGCCTCGCCGCAATCGGCCTTCCATCTCAAGGCCGACACGCCGGTCTCAGTGAAGAAGCATCACGTGATTCAAGAGCTCCCATTGGATAACACATTTGTCGGGGGCTGTGACACCCTTTCCAAGAGGTCCTCCACGAGCTCCGACCACTTCAGTGCCTCAGAGTGCAGTTCCCAAGGAGGGTTCAAGACGAAGGGGCCCATGCACACCAGACAGCAG
- the pcdh9 gene encoding protocadherin-9 isoform X1: MDLKDYYLLGALLACIWLDPSIAQELIYPIREELQENVLIGNIPKDLNISHTNAATGASANLVYRLVSKAGDNPLVRVLSSTGEIFTTSNRIDREKLCPGPSFEDSECSFEIEVVILPNDYFRLIKIKIIVKDTNDNAPMFPSPVINISIPENTLINSRFAIPSATDPDTGPNSVHKYELINGQSAFGLDIVETPEGEKWPQLIVQQNLDREQKDTYVMKIKVEDGGSPQKSSTAILQVTVTDVNDNRPVFKEGQIEVHIPENSPIGTSVVQLQATDADIGANAEIRYVFGTQVSPATKRLFALNTTSGLITVQRPLDREETAIHKLSVLASDGSSSSARATVTINVTDVNDNPPNIDLRYIISPINGTVFLSEKDPINTKIALITVSDKDTDINGKVICFIEKDVPFHLKAVYDNQYLLETSALLDYEGTKEYNFKIVASDSGKPSLNQTALVRVKLEDENDNPPIFTQPVIELAVMENNKRDLFLTTLSATDEDSGKNAEIVYQLGPNASFFDLDRKTGVLTASRVFDREDQDRFLFTVTARDNGTPPLQTQAAVIVTVLDENDNNPKFTHNHFQFFVSENLPKYSTVGVITVTDSDAGENAAVSLSILNDNENFILDPYSGVIKSNVSFDREQQSSYTFDVRAVDSGRPPCSSAAKVTINVIDVNDNTPIVIYPPSNTSFKLVPLSSIPGSVVAEVFAVDGDTGMNAELKYTIVSGNNKGLFRIDPVTGNITLEEKPAVTDIGLHRLVVNISDLGYPKSLHTLVLVFLYVNDTVGNSTLIYDLIRRTMETPIDRNIGESSETYQSGDYLTIMIAFVTGALVVIIVIFVTVLLRCRHASRFKAAQRKKQGAEWMSPNTENKQNKKKKRKKRKSPKSSLLNFVTIEGNKPDDPAHEPINGTISLPTELEEQGIGRFDWNATPTTTFKPSSPDLARHYKSASPQSAFHLKADTPVSVKKHHVIQELPLDNTFVGGCDTLSKRSSTSSDHFSASECSSQGGFKTKGPMHTRQQGTLTRARTELNPEYLDLRPRAELNPEYWTPCTPLSQRRVTFHLPDGSQESCSDSGLGDHEPVGSGSLLTQPLPLVQAQDDFYEQASPDKRTEADGNSDPNSGEL, encoded by the coding sequence ATGGATCTAAAAGACTATTACCTGTTGGGCGCCCTACTTGCCTGCATCTGGCTAGATCCTTCAATAGCCCAAGAACTAATCTACCCCATCAGAGAGGAGCTGCAAGAAAATGTCCTCATTGGAAACATACCAAAGGACCTAAATATTTCCCATACAAATGCTGCCACTGGAGCGAGTGCTAATCTCGTGTACCGACTTGTCTCCAAAGCAGGAGATAACCCACTGGTCCGCGTTCTGAGCAGCACTGGCGAGATATTCACAACATCTAACCGAATCGACAGGGAGAAGTTGTGCCCCGGTCCCTCGTTTGAGGACAGCGAGTGCTCCTTTGAAATCGAAGTGGTCATTCTGCCTAATGATTATTTCAGGCTGATTAAGATCAAAATAATTGTCAAAGACACAAATGATAATGCCCCCATGTTCCCGTCCCCTGTGATCAACATCTCCATCCCCGAGAACACGCTCATTAACAGCCGCTTCGCTATTCCTTCTGCCACTGACCCAGACACTGGCCCCAACAGTGTCCACAAATACGAGCTGATCAACGGGCAGAGTGCCTTCGGCTTAGACATCGTAGAAACGCCTGAGGGGGAGAAGTGGCCCCAGCTTATTGTGCAGCAGAATCTGGACAGAGAGCAGAAGGATACGTATGTGATGAAGATTAAAGTGGAGGACGGTGGCAGTCCACAGAAATCCAGCACTGCTATTCTCCAAGTTACAGTAACAGATGTCAATGATAACAGGCCGGTGTTTAAAGAGGGGCAGATAGAAGTGCATATACCAGAAAACTCCCCTATTGGCACTTCTGTTGTGCAGCTTCAGGCCACAGATGCAGACATAGGGGCAAATGCAGAGATACGTTATGTATTTGGGACTCAGGTGTCTCCTGCTACAAAAAGACTCTTTGCATTAAATACAACATCTGGCCTAATTACAGTGCAAAGGCCCCTGGATAGAGAGGAGACTGCTATTCATAAGCTGTCTGTTTTAGCGAGCGATGGCAGCTCTAGTTCTGCCAGAGCTACTGTTACCATAAATGTGACTGATGTTAATGACAATCCACCTAATATAGACCTGAGATACATAATCAGTCCCATAAATGGCACTGTTTTCCTCTCGGAGAAGGATCCCATCAATACCAAGATAGCTCTCATCACCGTGTCAGACAAAGACACTGACATTAACGGCAAGGTCATTTGTTTCATAGAAAAGGATGTGCCCTTCCATCTCAAAGCCGTGTACGACAACCAGTATCTGTTAGAGACATCTGCACTGCTCGACTATGAAGGGACCAAGGAATACAACTTTAAAATTGTAGCTTCTGACTCTGGAAAACCAAGCTTGAATCAGACTGCCTTAGTAAGAGTGAAGCTGGAGGATGAGAATGACAACCCACCTATTTTCACTCAGCCAGTTATTGAGCTGGCTGTTATGGAAAACAACAAACGCGACCTGTTCCTCACTACTCTCAGCGCCACCGATGAGGACAGTGGGAAAAACGCAGAGATTGTTTATCAGCTGGGACCAAATGCATCATTCTTTGATCTTGACCGCAAAACGGGGGTCCTGACGGCGTCCAGGGTTTTTGACCGAGAGGATCAGGATAGGTTTCTCTTCACTGTAACGGCAAGAGATAACGGGACACCCCCTCTGCAAACGCAGGCAGCTGTTATTGTAACTGTGCTGGATGAAAATGATAACAATCCTAAGTTCACACATAACCACTTTCAGTTCTTTGTGTCTGAGAATCTTCCTAAATACAGCACCGTGGGGGTGATAACTGTGACAGATTCAGATGCTGGAGAAAatgctgctgtttctctttctaTACTGAACGACAATGAGAACTTTATACTGGATCCTTACTCTGGGGTGATAAAATCTAATGTGTCATTTGATCGGGAGCAACAGAGCTCCTACACTTTTGATGTCAGGGCTGTGGACAGTGGCAGGCCTCCTTGCTCCTCAGCTGCCAAGGTGACCATCAATGTCATTGACGTGAACGACAACACCCCAATCGTCATCTACCCCCCCTCCAACACATCTTTCAAGCTTGTCCCTCTCTCCTCTATCCCAGGATCTGTGGTGGCAGAAGTGTTTGCAGTAGATGGTGATACAGGGATGAATGCAGAACTAAAGTACACCATTGTTAGTGGGAACAACAAAGGTCTGTTCAGAATTGACCCTGTCACAGGAAATATTACTCTGGAAGAAAAACCAGCAGTGACTGACATAGGGTTACATAGATTAGTGGTCAATATCAGTGACCTGGGATATCCCAAATCTCTCCATACTCTGGTGCTGGTATTTCTGTATGTCAATGACACTGTGGGTAACTCAACACTCATCTATGATCTCATCCGACGCACTATGGAGACCCCGATTGACCGCAACATTGGTGAAAGCAGTGAAACCTATCAAAGTGGCGACTATTTAACCATAATGATAGCATTTGTGACGGGTGCCTTAGTAGTGATTATTGTCATCTTTGTCACGGTGCTGCTGCGTTGCCGCCACGCTTCAAGGTTCAAGGCTGcgcagaggaaaaaacagggGGCTGAGTGGATGTCACCCAACACAGAGAACAAgcagaataagaagaaaaagcGCAAGAAAAGGAAATCCCCCAAAAGCTCCCTGCTCAACTTTGTCACCATCGAGGGGAACAAACCTGACGATCCTGCGCACGAGCCAATCAACGGAACCATCAGCCTGCCCACCGAGCTTGAGGAGCAAGGGATTGGACGCTTTGATTGGAATGCAACACCTACCACAACCTTCAAGCCTAGCAGCCCAGACCTGGCCCGGCACTACAAGTCTGCCTCGCCGCAATCGGCCTTCCATCTCAAGGCCGACACGCCGGTCTCAGTGAAGAAGCATCACGTGATTCAAGAGCTCCCATTGGATAACACATTTGTCGGGGGCTGTGACACCCTTTCCAAGAGGTCCTCCACGAGCTCCGACCACTTCAGTGCCTCAGAGTGCAGTTCCCAAGGAGGGTTCAAGACGAAGGGGCCCATGCACACCAGACAGCAG
- the pcdh9 gene encoding protocadherin-9 isoform X4: MDLKDYYLLGALLACIWLDPSIAQELIYPIREELQENVLIGNIPKDLNISHTNAATGASANLVYRLVSKAGDNPLVRVLSSTGEIFTTSNRIDREKLCPGPSFEDSECSFEIEVVILPNDYFRLIKIKIIVKDTNDNAPMFPSPVINISIPENTLINSRFAIPSATDPDTGPNSVHKYELINGQSAFGLDIVETPEGEKWPQLIVQQNLDREQKDTYVMKIKVEDGGSPQKSSTAILQVTVTDVNDNRPVFKEGQIEVHIPENSPIGTSVVQLQATDADIGANAEIRYVFGTQVSPATKRLFALNTTSGLITVQRPLDREETAIHKLSVLASDGSSSSARATVTINVTDVNDNPPNIDLRYIISPINGTVFLSEKDPINTKIALITVSDKDTDINGKVICFIEKDVPFHLKAVYDNQYLLETSALLDYEGTKEYNFKIVASDSGKPSLNQTALVRVKLEDENDNPPIFTQPVIELAVMENNKRDLFLTTLSATDEDSGKNAEIVYQLGPNASFFDLDRKTGVLTASRVFDREDQDRFLFTVTARDNGTPPLQTQAAVIVTVLDENDNNPKFTHNHFQFFVSENLPKYSTVGVITVTDSDAGENAAVSLSILNDNENFILDPYSGVIKSNVSFDREQQSSYTFDVRAVDSGRPPCSSAAKVTINVIDVNDNTPIVIYPPSNTSFKLVPLSSIPGSVVAEVFAVDGDTGMNAELKYTIVSGNNKGLFRIDPVTGNITLEEKPAVTDIGLHRLVVNISDLGYPKSLHTLVLVFLYVNDTVGNSTLIYDLIRRTMETPIDRNIGESSETYQSGDYLTIMIAFVTGALVVIIVIFVTVLLRCRHASRFKAAQRKKQGAEWMSPNTENKQNKKKKRKKRKSPKSSLLNFVTIEGNKPDDPAHEPINGTISLPTELEEQGIGRFDWNATPTTTFKPSSPDLARHYKSASPQSAFHLKADTPVSVKKHHVIQELPLDNTFVGGCDTLSKRSSTSSDHFSASECSSQGGFKTKGPMHTRQQAQDDFYEQASPDKRTEADGNSDPNSGEL, translated from the coding sequence ATGGATCTAAAAGACTATTACCTGTTGGGCGCCCTACTTGCCTGCATCTGGCTAGATCCTTCAATAGCCCAAGAACTAATCTACCCCATCAGAGAGGAGCTGCAAGAAAATGTCCTCATTGGAAACATACCAAAGGACCTAAATATTTCCCATACAAATGCTGCCACTGGAGCGAGTGCTAATCTCGTGTACCGACTTGTCTCCAAAGCAGGAGATAACCCACTGGTCCGCGTTCTGAGCAGCACTGGCGAGATATTCACAACATCTAACCGAATCGACAGGGAGAAGTTGTGCCCCGGTCCCTCGTTTGAGGACAGCGAGTGCTCCTTTGAAATCGAAGTGGTCATTCTGCCTAATGATTATTTCAGGCTGATTAAGATCAAAATAATTGTCAAAGACACAAATGATAATGCCCCCATGTTCCCGTCCCCTGTGATCAACATCTCCATCCCCGAGAACACGCTCATTAACAGCCGCTTCGCTATTCCTTCTGCCACTGACCCAGACACTGGCCCCAACAGTGTCCACAAATACGAGCTGATCAACGGGCAGAGTGCCTTCGGCTTAGACATCGTAGAAACGCCTGAGGGGGAGAAGTGGCCCCAGCTTATTGTGCAGCAGAATCTGGACAGAGAGCAGAAGGATACGTATGTGATGAAGATTAAAGTGGAGGACGGTGGCAGTCCACAGAAATCCAGCACTGCTATTCTCCAAGTTACAGTAACAGATGTCAATGATAACAGGCCGGTGTTTAAAGAGGGGCAGATAGAAGTGCATATACCAGAAAACTCCCCTATTGGCACTTCTGTTGTGCAGCTTCAGGCCACAGATGCAGACATAGGGGCAAATGCAGAGATACGTTATGTATTTGGGACTCAGGTGTCTCCTGCTACAAAAAGACTCTTTGCATTAAATACAACATCTGGCCTAATTACAGTGCAAAGGCCCCTGGATAGAGAGGAGACTGCTATTCATAAGCTGTCTGTTTTAGCGAGCGATGGCAGCTCTAGTTCTGCCAGAGCTACTGTTACCATAAATGTGACTGATGTTAATGACAATCCACCTAATATAGACCTGAGATACATAATCAGTCCCATAAATGGCACTGTTTTCCTCTCGGAGAAGGATCCCATCAATACCAAGATAGCTCTCATCACCGTGTCAGACAAAGACACTGACATTAACGGCAAGGTCATTTGTTTCATAGAAAAGGATGTGCCCTTCCATCTCAAAGCCGTGTACGACAACCAGTATCTGTTAGAGACATCTGCACTGCTCGACTATGAAGGGACCAAGGAATACAACTTTAAAATTGTAGCTTCTGACTCTGGAAAACCAAGCTTGAATCAGACTGCCTTAGTAAGAGTGAAGCTGGAGGATGAGAATGACAACCCACCTATTTTCACTCAGCCAGTTATTGAGCTGGCTGTTATGGAAAACAACAAACGCGACCTGTTCCTCACTACTCTCAGCGCCACCGATGAGGACAGTGGGAAAAACGCAGAGATTGTTTATCAGCTGGGACCAAATGCATCATTCTTTGATCTTGACCGCAAAACGGGGGTCCTGACGGCGTCCAGGGTTTTTGACCGAGAGGATCAGGATAGGTTTCTCTTCACTGTAACGGCAAGAGATAACGGGACACCCCCTCTGCAAACGCAGGCAGCTGTTATTGTAACTGTGCTGGATGAAAATGATAACAATCCTAAGTTCACACATAACCACTTTCAGTTCTTTGTGTCTGAGAATCTTCCTAAATACAGCACCGTGGGGGTGATAACTGTGACAGATTCAGATGCTGGAGAAAatgctgctgtttctctttctaTACTGAACGACAATGAGAACTTTATACTGGATCCTTACTCTGGGGTGATAAAATCTAATGTGTCATTTGATCGGGAGCAACAGAGCTCCTACACTTTTGATGTCAGGGCTGTGGACAGTGGCAGGCCTCCTTGCTCCTCAGCTGCCAAGGTGACCATCAATGTCATTGACGTGAACGACAACACCCCAATCGTCATCTACCCCCCCTCCAACACATCTTTCAAGCTTGTCCCTCTCTCCTCTATCCCAGGATCTGTGGTGGCAGAAGTGTTTGCAGTAGATGGTGATACAGGGATGAATGCAGAACTAAAGTACACCATTGTTAGTGGGAACAACAAAGGTCTGTTCAGAATTGACCCTGTCACAGGAAATATTACTCTGGAAGAAAAACCAGCAGTGACTGACATAGGGTTACATAGATTAGTGGTCAATATCAGTGACCTGGGATATCCCAAATCTCTCCATACTCTGGTGCTGGTATTTCTGTATGTCAATGACACTGTGGGTAACTCAACACTCATCTATGATCTCATCCGACGCACTATGGAGACCCCGATTGACCGCAACATTGGTGAAAGCAGTGAAACCTATCAAAGTGGCGACTATTTAACCATAATGATAGCATTTGTGACGGGTGCCTTAGTAGTGATTATTGTCATCTTTGTCACGGTGCTGCTGCGTTGCCGCCACGCTTCAAGGTTCAAGGCTGcgcagaggaaaaaacagggGGCTGAGTGGATGTCACCCAACACAGAGAACAAgcagaataagaagaaaaagcGCAAGAAAAGGAAATCCCCCAAAAGCTCCCTGCTCAACTTTGTCACCATCGAGGGGAACAAACCTGACGATCCTGCGCACGAGCCAATCAACGGAACCATCAGCCTGCCCACCGAGCTTGAGGAGCAAGGGATTGGACGCTTTGATTGGAATGCAACACCTACCACAACCTTCAAGCCTAGCAGCCCAGACCTGGCCCGGCACTACAAGTCTGCCTCGCCGCAATCGGCCTTCCATCTCAAGGCCGACACGCCGGTCTCAGTGAAGAAGCATCACGTGATTCAAGAGCTCCCATTGGATAACACATTTGTCGGGGGCTGTGACACCCTTTCCAAGAGGTCCTCCACGAGCTCCGACCACTTCAGTGCCTCAGAGTGCAGTTCCCAAGGAGGGTTCAAGACGAAGGGGCCCATGCACACCAGACAGCAG